The following are from one region of the Haloactinomyces albus genome:
- a CDS encoding DNA-directed RNA polymerase subunit beta' — protein MLDVNFFDELRIGLATADDIRQWSYGEVKKPETINYRTLKPEKDGLFCEKIFGPTRDWECYCGKYKRVRFKGIICERCGVEVTRAKVRRERMGHIELAASVTHIWYFKGVPSRLGYLLDLAPKDLEKIIYFAAYVVTSVNTEMRHNDMPTLESEISVERKNIADQRDSDLEARAQKLEADLAELENEGAKSDVRRKVKEGGEREMKQLRERAQRDIDRLDEIWETFTKLEPRQLISDESLYRELYDRYGEYFTGGMGAESIEALLANFDIDAEAESLREVIRSGKGQKKLRALKRLKVVAAFQTTGNNPQGMVLGAVPVIPPDLRPMVQLDGGRFATSDLNDLYRRVINRNNRLKRLIDLGAPEIIVNNEKRMLQESVDALFDNGRRGRPVSGPGNRPLKSLSDLLKGKQGRFRQNLLGKRVDYSGRSVIIVGPQLQLHQCGLPKEMAVELFKPFVMKRLVDLNHAQNIKSAKRMVERQRPQVWDVLEEVIAEHPVLLNRAPTLHRLGIQAFEPQLVEGKAIQLHPLVCEAFNADFDGDQMAVHLPLSAEAQAEARVLMLSSNNILSPASGRPLAMPRLDMVTGLYYLTRQVDGATGEGQVFSSPAEAIMARDLGVLDLQAKAKIRLHDVVPPTGRTPEDWQPGDPITLETTLGRVLFNELLPTDYPFVDELLAKKRQGAIVNDLAERYPMVTVAQTLDRLKDAGFYWATRSGVTTAISDVLVPPNKTEILDSYEQRADQVEKRYRRGALSHAERNAELVKVWNSAKDEVADEMEKNFPEDNSISMIVKSGAAGNMSQIVQLAGMRGLVSNPKGEYIPRPIKTNFREGLSVLEYFISNHGARKGLADTALRTADSGYLTRRLVDVSQDVIVREADCATDRGVRMPVAERSADGRMVRDPNVETSVYARTTAEDVVDSDGNIVLARGSDLGDPAIETLLNAGVTKVKVRSVLTCESGNGVCSVCYGRSMATGKLVDVGEAVGIVAAQSIGEPGTQLTMRTFHQGGVTGGDDITAGLPRVQELFEARVPKGKAPIADAPGRIRLEDNERSWKITITPDDGSEEIVYDKLSKRQRLAVITVDGTERQIEDGDHVDVGQRLMEGAVDPHEILRVMGPREAQLHLVREVQEVYRSQGVGIHDKHVEVIVRQMLRRVIIIDSGATEFLPGSPVERSQFEGENRRVVAEGGDPASGRPVLMGITKASLATESWLSAASFQETTRILTNAAIEGASDKLVGLKENVIIGKLIPAGTGINKYRNIQVQPTEEARAAAYAIPSYDDGYYTPDVFGAATGAAVPLDDFDFGRDYR, from the coding sequence GTGCTTGACGTCAACTTCTTCGACGAACTCCGCATCGGACTGGCCACGGCCGACGATATTCGCCAGTGGTCCTACGGCGAGGTCAAGAAGCCCGAGACCATCAACTACCGGACCCTGAAGCCGGAGAAGGACGGGCTGTTCTGCGAGAAGATCTTCGGCCCGACCCGCGACTGGGAATGCTACTGCGGCAAGTACAAGCGGGTCCGCTTCAAGGGCATCATCTGTGAGCGCTGCGGTGTCGAGGTGACCCGCGCCAAGGTGCGCCGTGAGCGGATGGGGCACATCGAACTCGCTGCTTCGGTGACCCACATCTGGTACTTCAAGGGCGTTCCGAGTCGGCTGGGCTACCTGCTCGACCTGGCTCCCAAGGACCTCGAGAAGATCATCTACTTCGCCGCCTACGTGGTCACCTCGGTGAACACCGAGATGCGGCACAACGACATGCCGACGCTGGAAAGCGAGATCAGCGTCGAGCGCAAGAACATCGCCGACCAGCGGGACTCGGACCTGGAGGCCCGTGCCCAGAAGCTGGAGGCGGACCTCGCCGAGCTCGAGAACGAGGGTGCCAAGAGCGATGTTCGCCGCAAGGTCAAGGAAGGCGGCGAGCGCGAGATGAAGCAGCTGCGCGAGCGTGCGCAGCGCGACATCGACAGGCTCGACGAGATCTGGGAGACCTTCACCAAGCTGGAGCCCCGGCAGCTGATCTCCGACGAGTCGCTCTACCGCGAGCTCTACGACCGCTACGGCGAGTACTTCACCGGCGGTATGGGTGCCGAGTCGATCGAGGCCCTGCTGGCCAACTTCGACATCGACGCCGAGGCGGAGTCGCTGCGCGAGGTCATCCGCTCCGGTAAGGGGCAGAAGAAGCTGCGTGCGCTCAAGCGGCTCAAGGTCGTCGCGGCGTTCCAGACCACCGGCAACAACCCGCAGGGCATGGTGTTGGGTGCGGTCCCGGTCATCCCGCCGGACCTGCGCCCGATGGTGCAGCTCGACGGTGGCCGCTTCGCGACCTCCGACCTCAACGACCTGTACCGCAGGGTCATCAACCGCAACAACCGCCTCAAGCGACTGATCGACCTCGGAGCTCCCGAGATCATCGTCAACAACGAGAAGCGGATGCTGCAGGAGTCGGTGGACGCGCTGTTCGACAACGGTCGCCGCGGCCGGCCGGTCAGTGGCCCGGGCAACCGTCCGTTGAAGTCGCTGTCCGACCTGCTCAAGGGCAAGCAGGGCCGGTTCCGGCAGAACCTGCTGGGGAAGCGTGTCGACTACTCGGGCCGTTCGGTCATCATCGTCGGGCCGCAGCTGCAGCTGCACCAGTGCGGTCTGCCGAAGGAGATGGCGGTCGAGCTGTTCAAGCCGTTCGTCATGAAACGGCTGGTCGACCTCAACCACGCGCAGAACATCAAGTCCGCGAAGCGGATGGTGGAGCGTCAGCGTCCGCAGGTCTGGGACGTGCTCGAAGAGGTCATCGCCGAGCATCCGGTACTACTCAACCGTGCTCCCACGCTGCACCGGCTGGGTATTCAGGCGTTCGAGCCGCAGCTGGTGGAAGGCAAGGCCATCCAGCTGCACCCGCTGGTCTGTGAGGCGTTCAACGCCGACTTCGACGGTGACCAGATGGCGGTGCATCTGCCGCTGTCGGCCGAAGCCCAGGCCGAGGCCCGCGTGCTGATGTTGTCCAGCAACAACATCCTTTCGCCCGCCTCCGGACGGCCCCTGGCGATGCCGCGTCTGGACATGGTCACCGGCCTGTACTACCTGACCCGGCAGGTCGACGGTGCCACCGGTGAGGGCCAGGTCTTCTCCTCCCCGGCCGAGGCGATCATGGCCCGCGACCTGGGTGTGCTGGATCTGCAGGCCAAGGCCAAGATCCGGTTGCACGACGTCGTTCCGCCGACGGGCAGGACCCCGGAGGACTGGCAGCCCGGCGATCCCATCACGTTGGAGACCACGCTGGGTCGCGTGCTGTTCAACGAGCTCCTGCCGACGGACTACCCGTTCGTCGACGAATTGCTGGCGAAGAAGCGCCAGGGTGCGATCGTCAACGATCTCGCCGAGCGCTATCCGATGGTCACGGTGGCGCAGACGCTGGACCGGCTCAAGGACGCCGGCTTCTACTGGGCGACCCGCTCGGGCGTGACCACCGCGATCTCCGACGTCCTGGTGCCGCCGAACAAGACGGAGATCCTGGACTCGTACGAGCAGCGGGCCGACCAGGTCGAGAAGCGGTACCGCCGCGGTGCCCTGTCCCACGCCGAGCGCAACGCCGAGTTGGTCAAGGTGTGGAACTCGGCCAAGGACGAGGTCGCCGACGAGATGGAGAAGAACTTCCCGGAGGACAACTCGATCAGCATGATCGTGAAGTCCGGAGCTGCCGGGAACATGTCCCAGATCGTCCAGCTCGCCGGTATGCGTGGCCTGGTGTCGAACCCGAAGGGTGAGTACATCCCGCGTCCGATCAAGACGAACTTCCGTGAAGGTCTGTCGGTGCTGGAGTACTTCATCTCCAACCACGGTGCCCGGAAGGGTCTGGCCGACACGGCGCTGCGTACCGCCGACTCGGGGTACCTGACCCGTCGCCTGGTGGACGTCTCCCAGGACGTCATCGTGCGCGAGGCCGACTGCGCCACCGACCGCGGTGTCCGGATGCCGGTTGCCGAGCGGTCGGCCGACGGTCGGATGGTCCGCGACCCGAACGTGGAGACCAGCGTCTACGCCCGTACGACCGCCGAGGACGTGGTCGACTCCGACGGCAACATCGTGCTCGCCCGTGGTTCCGACCTGGGTGACCCGGCGATCGAGACACTGCTCAACGCGGGCGTCACGAAGGTCAAGGTACGCAGCGTGCTGACCTGCGAGTCGGGCAACGGTGTGTGCTCCGTCTGCTACGGCCGCTCGATGGCCACCGGCAAGCTCGTCGACGTCGGCGAGGCTGTCGGCATCGTCGCCGCCCAGTCCATCGGTGAGCCCGGTACGCAGCTGACCATGCGGACCTTCCACCAGGGAGGTGTCACCGGAGGTGACGACATCACCGCCGGTCTGCCGCGTGTGCAGGAGCTGTTCGAGGCTCGGGTGCCGAAGGGCAAGGCGCCGATCGCGGATGCGCCGGGCCGGATCCGTCTGGAGGACAACGAGCGGTCCTGGAAGATCACGATCACTCCGGATGACGGCAGCGAGGAGATCGTCTACGACAAGCTGTCGAAGCGGCAGCGACTTGCCGTGATCACGGTGGACGGCACCGAGCGCCAGATCGAGGACGGCGACCACGTCGATGTCGGCCAGCGGCTGATGGAGGGCGCGGTCGACCCGCACGAGATCCTGCGTGTGATGGGTCCGCGCGAGGCGCAGTTGCACCTGGTCCGCGAGGTCCAGGAGGTGTACCGCTCGCAGGGTGTGGGCATTCACGACAAGCACGTCGAGGTCATCGTCCGGCAGATGCTGCGCCGTGTCATCATCATCGACTCGGGTGCGACCGAGTTCCTGCCCGGCTCGCCGGTGGAGCGCTCGCAGTTCGAGGGTGAGAACAGGCGCGTGGTGGCCGAGGGTGGCGACCCGGCCTCGGGCCGCCCGGTGCTGATGGGTATCACCAAGGCCTCGCTGGCCACCGAGTCGTGGCTGTCGGCGGCCTCCTTCCAGGAGACCACGCGGATCCTCACCAACGCCGCGATCGAGGGTGCGAGCGACAAGCTGGTCGGTCTGAAGGAGAACGTGATCATCGGTAAGTTGATCCCGGCGGGCACGGGCATCAACAAGTACCGCAACATCCAGGTGCAGCCGACGGAGGAGGCCCGGGCCGCGGCTTACGCGATCCCGTCCTACGACGACGGCTACTACACGCCGGATGTTTTCGGTGCCGCTACCGGTGCCGCGGTTCCGCTCGACGACTTCGACTTCGGGCGCGATTACCGCTGA
- a CDS encoding DUF6319 family protein, translating to MSEQDTDTIVQEPVNSEQSGSEQAGSEQAGSEQAGSEQAAAESAASKKKTRKQSTARKTRSVELTLTVTGTAEGEWQAELTHAGKRVVQGLSIPASAVSKAASELHEDISEAIETVISDARQQHEAKLAELEAEMERVKKTLADLES from the coding sequence ATGAGCGAGCAGGACACCGACACCATCGTCCAGGAACCGGTGAACTCCGAGCAGTCCGGTTCCGAACAAGCGGGTTCCGAACAAGCGGGTTCCGAACAAGCGGGTTCCGAGCAGGCTGCCGCCGAGAGCGCCGCCTCCAAGAAGAAGACCCGCAAGCAGAGCACAGCGCGCAAGACCCGCTCGGTCGAACTGACGCTGACGGTCACCGGAACCGCCGAAGGCGAGTGGCAGGCCGAGCTGACGCATGCGGGCAAACGCGTCGTGCAGGGGCTGTCGATCCCCGCATCGGCCGTGTCCAAGGCCGCCTCCGAACTGCACGAGGACATCTCGGAAGCCATCGAGACGGTAATCAGTGATGCGCGTCAGCAGCACGAGGCCAAGCTCGCCGAGTTGGAAGCCGAGATGGAACGAGTGAAAAAGACCCTCGCCGACCTCGAGAGCTGA
- a CDS encoding YbaB/EbfC family nucleoid-associated protein: protein MSGEDARRRELEARNAGLRTQIDSMLSDLQRKQAEAAQRTHEVASEDGMVTARVDATGTLEELTLSPKTFERSSPESLARAITSVVREASGGAQQARQELVNSGPLGRSARSRRTRAASR, encoded by the coding sequence GTGTCCGGGGAGGATGCTCGGCGTCGCGAGCTGGAGGCGCGAAACGCCGGTCTTCGCACACAGATCGACAGCATGCTCTCCGATCTGCAGCGGAAGCAGGCCGAGGCCGCGCAGCGAACTCACGAGGTGGCCTCCGAGGACGGGATGGTCACCGCCAGGGTCGACGCGACCGGCACGTTGGAGGAGCTGACGCTGTCGCCCAAGACATTCGAGCGCAGTTCACCCGAGAGTCTGGCCAGGGCCATCACCAGTGTCGTCCGGGAAGCTTCCGGTGGCGCTCAGCAAGCCCGGCAGGAACTGGTCAACTCCGGTCCACTAGGTCGCTCCGCCCGATCCCGCCGAACGCGCGCAGCGAGCCGGTGA
- a CDS encoding ADP-ribosylglycohydrolase family protein has translation MLFTLEGMVREPGNTCMTALAEFARTHRFATFEYRVNDSKGCGGVMRAAPAAVWSHAPAEAFHVAAGTAALTHSHPSGYLTIGVYAVLATDNLHDAMLLSVNHSGDSDSTGIVCGNIAGAVYGTRVVPQEWLNTLELHDVIRRLSEDAFAEFSPDPPTDAAWTQRYPAWCPRPKQETRR, from the coding sequence ATGCTGTTCACTCTGGAGGGCATGGTCCGGGAACCGGGGAACACCTGTATGACCGCACTCGCCGAATTCGCCCGGACGCACCGCTTCGCGACCTTCGAGTACCGCGTCAACGATTCCAAGGGATGCGGGGGCGTGATGCGCGCGGCACCCGCTGCGGTGTGGTCCCACGCCCCGGCGGAGGCCTTCCACGTGGCGGCAGGGACCGCGGCACTGACCCACAGCCACCCCAGCGGGTACCTGACGATCGGTGTTTACGCGGTCCTGGCGACCGATAATCTGCACGATGCGATGCTGCTGTCGGTGAACCACTCCGGTGACTCCGACTCCACCGGCATCGTCTGTGGAAACATCGCGGGTGCCGTGTACGGGACCCGCGTGGTTCCGCAGGAATGGCTGAATACTCTGGAGCTGCACGATGTGATTCGCCGGCTTTCCGAGGACGCGTTCGCGGAGTTCAGCCCCGATCCCCCGACCGATGCCGCTTGGACACAGCGCTACCCCGCCTGGTGCCCCCGACCCAAGCAGGAGACACGGCGATGA
- a CDS encoding ADP-ribosylglycohydrolase family protein — MTDIPPRQPVPNGNSQSITWSDRFRGAMLGGAVGDALGAAVRDETIHSVWQWFGPHGVSDYLPVFGRRGAATELTQLTAFTLEALLRAKAEQVDPAGPWLPTEFVRANHLRWLYTQGVPWEYAMRSHLPAQPEPNGWLLERPELFSTRNPAGASLRGIGRLATQPGPNAGEPPLGTDSLVDCVVWTAPTMVWASTEGIVFKAGADVAYRLTADGDTQAASGLHADVLARLIRATPLWDAVAASESYLARLYQGASASIAVRRTIHAAMSAARGQRPDPATLDIEFDTAGRLGELGIALTCVANCDSFTDAVLMAINHSADSSVTGALAGQLAGAIHGPAAIPEQWLAELELGEILETLCTDAAEAFAPPPPPPPLPRWAQRYVADSRNSFAGPLQLEPSEPSVAATADTEPLLPVDGHVTDARERSWWEQAAEHTAGIRSSESKWEPEPQPDTGSPTQVLPVIDAAVVDGEGTGAEWGSPDPPESPSWEVPEPYESAWSVPADPAKADPGPVEQSFPASTEPAPPEADIPAEQVRGFEPDPAGFAAGNPVADDPLTPYADAAVPDTGVSMLEDVAAEVPEWEFPVEAVEGTEDPETAEGMQAAGGTEDAETSPPVEPAAAAAVPEPSGVPQREGGDHAAVEEVDAVAPSLTERVLGCFLGGALGDALGADLAVSTAEEITERFGPNGPTGLHEAYGVHGAITDDTQMTLFTAEGLIRAGIARRTLGREDPLPEIQLAYQRWLHTQGVEWEAAAGPLHAECPEPDGWLVRVPGLFVTRAPGKTVFRSLERFGRGYGQGSPSDPVNDSKGCGGAMRAAPAALWSSDPAEVFELAAHTAALTHGHPSGYLSAGAFAVIVQQAVLGRGLDDGVWLALQVLETWEGHEETSKALAMAVDLAAYGVPTPQQIAETLGGGWVGEQALAIAVCATLAAGDDVELALRTAVHHSGDSDSTGAICGNIIGALIGIAGLPVAWLAELELRDVVEQVAMDCVAEFDRIAEIDEQDPEHAHTVPPVDEDWHERYPVGPEVSDALGAVDDPPTRLLAAVEEDGGLLRQPVEGESVEPEHPVGAVESPDQEVPGEMVRDVAADPEPGSTGEAGSTGEYGMPAQLFDVDSRQPKPAPRRINSVARGNLGASSGTEAGAPESSVAEGNTFASGGPVYTDPDLRQDSSGPHGADDNENAVVDQVGFGTPARHQVEDEHT; from the coding sequence ATGACCGACATTCCGCCCCGGCAGCCCGTCCCGAACGGCAACTCGCAATCGATCACCTGGTCCGACCGGTTCCGAGGTGCGATGTTGGGCGGGGCCGTCGGTGATGCGCTCGGCGCAGCAGTCCGTGACGAGACGATCCACAGCGTGTGGCAGTGGTTCGGCCCGCACGGGGTCTCCGACTATCTTCCGGTCTTCGGACGCCGCGGCGCCGCGACGGAACTGACCCAACTCACGGCGTTCACGCTGGAAGCCCTGCTGCGGGCGAAAGCCGAACAGGTCGACCCGGCCGGGCCCTGGCTGCCGACCGAGTTCGTTCGCGCCAATCACCTGCGCTGGCTGTACACCCAGGGGGTGCCGTGGGAATACGCGATGCGTTCCCATCTTCCGGCGCAGCCCGAACCGAACGGTTGGCTACTGGAGCGACCCGAACTGTTCTCCACCCGCAACCCGGCCGGTGCGTCGCTGCGCGGCATCGGCAGGCTTGCCACCCAGCCCGGGCCGAATGCGGGCGAACCGCCGCTGGGCACCGACAGCCTGGTCGACTGCGTCGTGTGGACCGCGCCGACGATGGTGTGGGCGAGCACCGAAGGGATCGTGTTCAAGGCGGGCGCCGACGTCGCGTACCGGCTCACCGCCGACGGCGATACGCAGGCGGCGAGTGGATTGCACGCCGACGTGCTCGCCCGGCTCATCCGTGCGACGCCGCTGTGGGACGCGGTCGCGGCTTCGGAGTCCTATCTCGCGAGGCTGTACCAGGGCGCGTCCGCGTCGATCGCCGTGCGACGCACGATCCACGCCGCAATGTCGGCCGCGCGGGGGCAGCGACCGGACCCGGCCACACTGGACATCGAGTTCGACACCGCAGGCAGGCTCGGCGAACTCGGCATCGCTCTGACGTGCGTCGCGAACTGCGACAGTTTCACCGACGCGGTCCTGATGGCGATCAACCACTCCGCGGACAGCAGCGTCACCGGAGCGCTCGCCGGGCAGCTCGCGGGCGCGATCCACGGCCCGGCCGCGATTCCCGAGCAATGGCTTGCCGAGCTCGAACTCGGCGAGATCCTCGAAACGCTGTGCACCGATGCGGCCGAGGCATTCGCGCCACCACCTCCACCGCCCCCGCTGCCGAGGTGGGCGCAGCGCTACGTCGCCGACAGCAGGAATTCCTTCGCCGGTCCCCTCCAACTGGAACCGTCCGAACCCTCCGTGGCAGCCACGGCCGACACCGAACCGCTCCTGCCCGTCGATGGGCACGTGACCGATGCGCGGGAAAGATCGTGGTGGGAGCAAGCCGCCGAGCACACGGCCGGAATCCGGTCCTCGGAGTCGAAGTGGGAGCCGGAGCCGCAACCGGACACCGGTTCGCCGACGCAGGTGCTTCCCGTGATCGATGCCGCCGTCGTCGACGGGGAAGGAACCGGGGCCGAGTGGGGATCACCGGATCCCCCCGAATCCCCTTCATGGGAAGTCCCGGAACCGTATGAGAGTGCGTGGTCGGTTCCCGCCGATCCGGCGAAGGCCGATCCGGGGCCGGTGGAGCAGTCTTTCCCGGCGTCGACGGAGCCTGCTCCACCGGAGGCGGACATCCCTGCCGAGCAGGTACGGGGATTCGAGCCGGATCCGGCCGGGTTCGCCGCCGGGAATCCGGTGGCCGATGATCCGCTCACACCGTATGCCGACGCCGCGGTTCCGGACACCGGGGTATCGATGCTCGAGGACGTCGCCGCGGAGGTTCCGGAGTGGGAGTTTCCCGTGGAGGCCGTGGAAGGCACGGAGGACCCGGAAACCGCGGAAGGCATGCAGGCCGCAGGAGGTACGGAGGACGCGGAGACGTCGCCACCTGTCGAGCCCGCTGCCGCCGCGGCCGTACCGGAGCCGAGTGGCGTGCCCCAGCGGGAGGGTGGTGATCATGCGGCGGTGGAGGAGGTCGATGCCGTGGCACCCTCCCTGACCGAGCGCGTGCTCGGATGCTTCCTCGGGGGCGCACTCGGGGATGCGCTCGGCGCTGACCTCGCGGTCAGCACGGCGGAAGAGATCACCGAGCGGTTCGGTCCGAACGGCCCGACCGGCCTGCACGAGGCGTACGGTGTGCACGGGGCGATCACCGACGACACCCAGATGACGTTGTTCACTGCCGAAGGACTGATCCGTGCCGGAATCGCACGGCGCACCCTCGGCCGCGAGGACCCGCTCCCCGAGATCCAGCTCGCCTACCAGCGGTGGCTGCACACGCAGGGCGTCGAGTGGGAGGCAGCAGCGGGACCGTTGCACGCCGAGTGCCCCGAGCCCGACGGCTGGCTGGTCCGCGTGCCCGGACTGTTCGTCACTCGCGCCCCGGGCAAGACCGTGTTCCGATCCCTGGAGCGGTTCGGCCGTGGGTACGGGCAGGGGTCGCCGAGTGACCCGGTGAACGATTCCAAGGGATGCGGCGGTGCCATGCGTGCTGCCCCGGCGGCGTTGTGGTCGTCCGATCCGGCCGAGGTGTTCGAACTGGCGGCACACACGGCGGCACTGACGCACGGGCATCCGAGCGGCTATCTCTCCGCCGGTGCTTTCGCGGTCATCGTGCAGCAGGCCGTGTTGGGAAGGGGACTCGACGACGGCGTCTGGCTCGCATTGCAGGTGCTGGAGACCTGGGAGGGCCACGAGGAGACCAGTAAAGCTCTGGCGATGGCCGTCGATCTGGCCGCCTATGGCGTGCCGACCCCGCAGCAGATCGCGGAGACTCTCGGCGGCGGCTGGGTCGGCGAGCAAGCTCTGGCGATTGCGGTGTGCGCGACGCTGGCCGCGGGCGATGATGTCGAGCTCGCCCTGCGCACCGCGGTGCACCATTCCGGCGACAGCGACTCCACCGGGGCGATCTGCGGGAACATCATCGGTGCGCTGATCGGTATCGCAGGCCTGCCGGTCGCCTGGCTGGCCGAGCTCGAACTGCGGGACGTGGTCGAGCAGGTGGCCATGGACTGCGTCGCCGAGTTCGATCGGATCGCCGAGATCGATGAACAGGATCCGGAGCATGCCCACACGGTCCCGCCCGTCGACGAGGATTGGCACGAGCGTTATCCGGTCGGCCCCGAAGTGTCGGATGCGCTCGGTGCCGTCGACGACCCGCCGACACGGTTACTCGCCGCCGTCGAGGAGGATGGGGGCCTTCTCCGGCAGCCCGTGGAAGGTGAGTCGGTCGAACCCGAGCACCCGGTCGGCGCGGTCGAGTCCCCCGACCAGGAGGTCCCCGGCGAGATGGTCCGGGACGTGGCGGCAGATCCCGAGCCCGGCAGCACCGGGGAGGCCGGCAGCACCGGGGAGTACGGGATGCCTGCTCAGCTGTTCGATGTGGATTCCCGGCAGCCCAAGCCGGCGCCGCGCCGGATCAACAGCGTGGCGCGGGGCAACCTCGGGGCGTCCTCCGGCACGGAGGCCGGTGCTCCCGAAAGCAGTGTTGCCGAAGGCAACACCTTCGCAAGCGGCGGCCCGGTGTACACGGACCCGGACCTACGCCAGGACAGCAGCGGCCCGCACGGTGCGGACGACAACGAGAACGCCGTGGTCGACCAGGTCGGATTCGGAACTCCGGCACGGCATCAGGTAGAGGACGAACACACGTGA
- a CDS encoding TNT domain-containing protein, which translates to MLLGADGWWTVSYRSSAGDGEWEHFADLLAAGTHLLGRLLRSPEEYQRVPGEPLEDYECPRGVLLDELPLAALDGKYLDELRAGVEIDRFGAVEGNLAHLAGTALPQRGVPPTAEPGQHRRYRVTSPFAVVIGTVRGEDGVVGGGTAFVLPQSPAELVAGGLARRGVPRTCAGLAVNDRATGARVRHPLASAGRVPTCGGDEPAPSSSYLPYPPF; encoded by the coding sequence ATGCTGCTCGGTGCGGACGGTTGGTGGACGGTCTCCTACCGCAGCAGTGCGGGCGACGGCGAGTGGGAGCATTTTGCCGATCTGCTCGCCGCCGGAACTCACCTGCTCGGACGCCTGCTACGCAGCCCGGAGGAGTACCAGCGCGTGCCCGGCGAACCACTGGAGGACTACGAGTGTCCCCGGGGTGTTCTGCTGGACGAGCTGCCGCTGGCCGCGCTCGACGGCAAGTACCTCGATGAACTGCGAGCAGGTGTCGAGATCGACCGCTTCGGTGCTGTCGAGGGTAATCTCGCCCACCTCGCGGGCACGGCGCTGCCGCAACGCGGTGTCCCGCCCACGGCCGAGCCGGGGCAGCATCGGCGGTACCGGGTGACCTCGCCGTTCGCCGTGGTGATCGGAACGGTACGCGGCGAGGACGGCGTGGTCGGTGGTGGAACCGCTTTTGTCCTCCCGCAGTCGCCTGCCGAGCTCGTCGCGGGGGGACTGGCTCGTCGAGGTGTGCCCCGCACGTGTGCGGGACTCGCCGTGAACGATCGGGCGACGGGTGCGAGAGTGCGACACCCTCTTGCCTCGGCAGGTAGAGTACCGACGTGTGGCGGGGACGAACCCGCGCCATCGAGTTCGTACCTGCCGTACCCCCCGTTTTGA
- the rpsL gene encoding 30S ribosomal protein S12 has product MPTIQQLVRKGRQDKPKKVTTAALQGSPQRRGVCTRVYTTTPKKPNSSLRKVARVKLTTGMEITAYIPGEGHNLQEHSIVLVRGGRVKDLPGVRYKIIRGALDTQGVKNRKQSRSQYGAKKEKR; this is encoded by the coding sequence ATGCCCACCATCCAGCAGTTGGTCCGTAAGGGCCGCCAGGACAAGCCGAAGAAGGTTACGACTGCGGCGCTTCAGGGAAGCCCACAGCGGCGTGGCGTGTGCACCCGCGTGTACACCACCACTCCGAAGAAGCCGAACTCGTCACTGCGCAAGGTCGCCCGTGTCAAGCTCACCACCGGCATGGAGATCACGGCCTACATCCCGGGTGAGGGGCACAACCTGCAGGAGCACTCGATCGTGCTCGTTCGTGGTGGCCGTGTGAAGGACCTTCCCGGCGTGCGATACAAGATCATTCGCGGTGCGCTCGACACCCAGGGTGTGAAGAACCGCAAGCAGTCTCGCAGCCAGTACGGTGCGAAGAAGGAGAAGCGCTGA
- the rpsG gene encoding 30S ribosomal protein S7, whose translation MPRKGPAPKRSLVADPVYSSPLVTQLVNKVLVDGKRSLAERIVYAALEGCREKTGTDPVVTLKRALDNVKPSLEVRSRRVGGATYQVPIEVRAGRSTTLALRWLVRFSRQRREKTMIDRLTNELLDASNGLGASVKKREDTHKMAESNKAFAHYRW comes from the coding sequence ATGCCTCGCAAGGGTCCCGCCCCGAAGCGGTCGCTGGTCGCCGACCCCGTGTACAGCTCGCCGCTGGTCACCCAGCTGGTGAACAAGGTTCTGGTGGACGGAAAGCGTTCGCTGGCCGAGCGGATCGTGTACGCGGCACTGGAAGGCTGCAGGGAGAAGACCGGTACCGATCCGGTGGTGACGTTGAAGCGTGCGCTCGACAACGTCAAACCTTCCCTCGAGGTCCGCAGCCGCCGTGTCGGTGGCGCGACCTACCAGGTTCCGATCGAGGTCCGTGCGGGCCGTTCCACCACCCTGGCCCTGCGCTGGCTGGTGCGTTTCTCGCGGCAGCGCCGCGAGAAGACCATGATCGATCGACTGACCAACGAACTGCTCGATGCGAGCAATGGTCTCGGCGCGAGCGTCAAGAAGCGCGAAGACACGCACAAGATGGCGGAGTCCAACAAGGCCTTCGCGCACTACCGGTGGTGA